The genome window TCACCCTGATGACGTACGACCGCCCGGGGGGCGCGGCGGCCGGTGCGCCGCCCGCCGGCGACGGCCCGGAGGACGGCGACAGGGCCGCGCGGCAGGCCCCGGAGCCCGCCGAGTCCCCGGAGCGGGCCGGCCCCCTGGAGGACGGCGGCCCCGCGCCCGTCACCCCCTGAACGTCGCACGTGCACGTCGACCGGACAGAGCCCGGGCCCGCCCCGTTCACCGCTCCCGCGGTGCCCACAACTCCGTGATGCCCACGCCCAGTTCGGCCAGCAGTCGGCGGATCAGGGGCAGCGAGATGCCGATGACGTTGCCGTGGTCGCCGTCGATGCCGTCGATGAAGGGCGCCGAGCGGCCGTCGAGCGTGAACGCTCCGGCCACGTGGAGGGGCTCGCCGGAGGCAACGTAGGCGGCGATCTCCTCGTCCGTGGGCTCACCGAAGCGGACCACGGTGGACGCGGTGGCGGACGCGTACCGGCCGCTGAGCGTGTCGTAGACGCAGTGGCCGGTCTGGAGCGTGCCCGCCCGGCCGCGCATCGACTTCCAGCGGGCCGTCGCCTCCTCGGCGTCCGAGGGCTTGCCGAGGGCCTCGCCGTCCAGGTCGAGCACGGAGTCGCAGCCGATCACCAGGGCCCCCTTGACCTCGGGCTTCGCCGCCACGACGGAGGCCTTGGCCTCGGCGAGCGCGAGCGCGAGTTCGGCGGGGGTCGGGGCGGTGACGGCGTCCTCGTCGACCCCGCTGACGATCACCTCGGGGTCGAGCCCGGCCTGTCGGAGCAGTCCGAGCCGGGCGGGGGACTGGGAGGCGAGAACGAGACGGCGGCGCGGCTGATCGGTCATGCGCTCAGCGTATAGGCGGCCCTCATCTGGTGCCGATGATGATCATCGCCAGCACCATGGCCAGCGCCATGAGGACCCCCAGCCGCCTCAACATCTCCTGCGTCTCGCGGAGTTCGTCGGGCGGCTCGTTCTCGGGGTCGGACCACAGCATGCCTTCCATCGTCCGGCGGGCGGCCGCGGCGGCGCCTGAGTACCCGTACTCAACTTCCGCCGCCGGCCGCCGGGACGTCTGTCGACGGCACACGGCACACGGCACACGGCACACGGCTTCGGCCGTCACCTGCACCGGACGACGCGGGTGCGTGGTGACGGCCGAAGCCGTCGTGAAGGTGCCGGGCGCGCCGGACCTCGGAAGCCGTCGCGGACGTGCCCGACGTGCGCGTGGCGCCCCCGGACATGGCCGGGGGTCGCGGGTCAGCCGGGCCAGTAGGTCCGGGCCCAGGCCGTCGGGCCCGGCTGGGGAACGCGGTGGGCGGCGACACGGGCCGGGTCGGCCCAGGAGTCCCGCTGCGCCGCGCCGGACGGCGTGGCCGCCGCCGCCGCGGCGCGGACGCGGACCACCGCCAGGGCGGCGGCCAGCTCCTCCGGGGTCGGATTGCCCCGTATGACCTTGATGTTCATGACGGCTCCAGGAGT of Streptomyces cynarae contains these proteins:
- the mmpB gene encoding morphogenic membrane protein MmpB; its protein translation is MLWSDPENEPPDELRETQEMLRRLGVLMALAMVLAMIIIGTR
- a CDS encoding Maf family protein, with the translated sequence MTDQPRRRLVLASQSPARLGLLRQAGLDPEVIVSGVDEDAVTAPTPAELALALAEAKASVVAAKPEVKGALVIGCDSVLDLDGEALGKPSDAEEATARWKSMRGRAGTLQTGHCVYDTLSGRYASATASTVVRFGEPTDEEIAAYVASGEPLHVAGAFTLDGRSAPFIDGIDGDHGNVIGISLPLIRRLLAELGVGITELWAPRER
- a CDS encoding acyl-CoA carboxylase epsilon subunit, translated to MNIKVIRGNPTPEELAAALAVVRVRAAAAAATPSGAAQRDSWADPARVAAHRVPQPGPTAWARTYWPG